The following are from one region of the Rhodopirellula sp. P2 genome:
- a CDS encoding aldehyde dehydrogenase family protein, with protein MSVATQHTLLPEVQSFLDQSPLASFVGGKAFPSGEGNVLATIDPGSGDQLAEIHDLNAAEIDRAVEIANEAFPAWSGLSQQERSSILLKLADAVESHKAIIAQIEALDAGKIEAQAAGDVQNFVDTLRYFVGLSDKVEKRTKLDVPGHDAYTVKQPWGACAFIFPWNFPFLLIGWGISPALAAGNTVVIKPAEDTSLSAIYLAQLAKEVGVPDGVINVVTGRGATAGAALTNNAEIKRMSFTGSPEVGRLVGESCGRNLVPVKLELGGKGAAVVFDDVDVKATAQALVGAITFHTGQVCCDATRWLIQEGIYDEFVAECKQLMEKVRIGHPLDPNSDMGPVVNPKQRERVLGYQEKGKAGGAQCLCGGGPATVDGLSGNYVKPTLLAGPLDNVAAREEIFGPVAYLAKFSDEADAIAKANDTDYGLANSVWTTDAERANRVAEAMIAGNSWINAHNVFAHGVPYGGVKKSGMGGGVLSPETLMDYYRSTSVVRPL; from the coding sequence ATGAGCGTCGCAACCCAACACACATTGCTTCCCGAAGTTCAATCGTTCCTGGATCAATCCCCCCTGGCGAGCTTCGTCGGCGGCAAAGCCTTCCCGAGCGGAGAAGGGAACGTGCTCGCAACGATCGATCCAGGCTCGGGAGATCAACTTGCTGAAATCCACGATCTGAATGCCGCCGAGATTGACCGTGCGGTGGAAATCGCCAACGAAGCGTTCCCGGCTTGGTCAGGCTTGTCGCAACAAGAACGCAGCAGCATTCTGCTGAAGCTCGCCGATGCGGTGGAGAGTCACAAAGCGATCATCGCCCAGATCGAGGCACTCGATGCCGGCAAAATCGAAGCCCAAGCCGCCGGCGATGTGCAAAACTTCGTCGACACGCTGCGATACTTCGTCGGCCTGTCCGACAAAGTCGAGAAACGAACAAAGTTGGATGTGCCCGGCCACGATGCCTACACGGTCAAACAACCTTGGGGTGCCTGTGCCTTCATCTTCCCCTGGAACTTCCCGTTCTTGTTGATCGGTTGGGGAATTTCACCGGCGCTGGCTGCCGGGAACACCGTGGTGATCAAACCCGCCGAAGACACATCACTCTCGGCGATCTACTTGGCTCAATTGGCCAAAGAAGTCGGCGTGCCCGATGGCGTGATCAACGTTGTCACCGGCCGAGGCGCAACAGCGGGTGCCGCCTTGACCAACAACGCTGAAATCAAACGCATGTCGTTCACCGGTTCGCCCGAAGTGGGCCGTTTGGTCGGTGAGTCGTGCGGACGCAACCTGGTTCCAGTCAAGCTGGAACTGGGCGGCAAGGGTGCCGCGGTTGTCTTCGATGATGTCGATGTCAAAGCCACCGCGCAAGCATTGGTCGGTGCAATCACATTCCACACCGGCCAAGTCTGCTGCGATGCAACGCGTTGGTTGATCCAAGAAGGCATCTACGATGAATTCGTCGCTGAGTGCAAACAGTTGATGGAGAAGGTTCGCATCGGTCACCCGCTGGATCCCAACAGCGACATGGGGCCGGTCGTGAATCCCAAGCAACGAGAGCGAGTTCTCGGGTACCAAGAAAAGGGCAAGGCAGGAGGAGCTCAGTGTCTCTGCGGTGGTGGTCCCGCAACGGTCGATGGATTGAGCGGGAACTATGTCAAACCAACGTTGCTGGCTGGACCGCTGGACAATGTCGCCGCACGCGAAGAAATCTTTGGCCCCGTGGCTTATTTGGCGAAGTTTTCCGATGAAGCCGATGCGATCGCGAAAGCGAATGACACCGACTACGGATTGGCCAACAGTGTTTGGACGACGGATGCCGAACGAGCCAACCGGGTCGCCGAAGCGATGATCGCTGGCAACAGTTGGATCAACGCTCACAACGTGTTCGCACACGGTGTCCCTTACGGCGGCGTCAAGAAAAGCGGCATGGGCGGCGGCGTGCTTTCGCCTGAAACATTGATGGATTACTACCGCAGCACCTCGGTTGTCCGCCCCCTGTAA
- a CDS encoding class II aldolase/adducin family protein, producing MSHSRDVQHPRDRIMQTMDRIYRYRMTTTSGGNLSIRDSEGNIWITPARVDKGNLTRNDIICVRADGSVDGPHPPSSEFPFHKAIYEARPDVKAIVHAHPVALVAFSICRGTPDTRLFHQAHSVCGKVGFAPYACPGTEALGASIAKQFEDGCDSVILENHGVVVAGEDFASAFQRFEAFEFAGKTLIKAKQIGEVRYLNDSQLDQAAHRSVDFISYQPPAATTREQELRRQLCEFVRRGCRQRLLISTEGSFSARLQDNSFLITPTQRDRELLRAEDFVLVKGEFREYGKLASRAANAHRAIYEKHPHVQAIVFAHPVNATAFSVTSVPLDVRTIPESYVFLRDVARAPYGIQYSGDESIADYVCSRNPAAILENDGVLVTGTTVLDAFDRLEVLESTAEAVINAKAIGDVSVMQQDVIDELCEQFNLS from the coding sequence ATGAGCCATTCGCGAGATGTCCAACATCCACGGGACCGAATCATGCAAACGATGGATCGCATCTATCGGTACCGCATGACGACCACTTCGGGTGGAAATTTGTCGATCCGAGACAGCGAAGGCAACATCTGGATCACGCCGGCGAGAGTCGACAAAGGCAACCTGACACGGAACGACATCATCTGCGTTCGCGCCGATGGATCCGTCGATGGACCGCACCCGCCATCCTCGGAGTTTCCGTTTCACAAAGCGATCTACGAAGCCCGACCGGATGTGAAAGCGATCGTGCACGCTCACCCGGTCGCCCTGGTCGCTTTCAGCATCTGCCGCGGAACCCCCGACACGCGGTTGTTTCATCAAGCACACAGCGTGTGCGGCAAAGTCGGGTTTGCACCTTACGCGTGCCCGGGAACGGAAGCTCTCGGGGCCAGCATTGCAAAGCAGTTCGAAGACGGATGCGACAGCGTGATCTTGGAAAATCACGGCGTCGTCGTTGCAGGGGAAGATTTCGCATCCGCGTTTCAACGATTCGAGGCGTTCGAATTCGCGGGCAAGACGCTGATCAAAGCCAAACAAATCGGTGAGGTTCGATACCTCAATGATTCTCAACTGGATCAAGCGGCCCACCGGAGCGTTGACTTCATCAGCTACCAACCGCCCGCTGCCACCACGCGAGAACAAGAACTACGACGGCAACTCTGTGAGTTTGTGCGTCGAGGTTGCCGCCAGCGATTGTTGATCAGCACCGAAGGCAGCTTTTCAGCTCGTTTGCAAGACAATTCGTTCTTGATCACACCAACGCAGCGAGACCGTGAGTTACTGCGAGCGGAGGACTTTGTGCTGGTCAAAGGCGAGTTTCGTGAATACGGAAAACTAGCCAGTCGAGCCGCTAACGCTCACCGCGCGATTTACGAAAAACATCCGCACGTGCAAGCGATCGTGTTCGCTCATCCAGTCAACGCCACGGCGTTCAGCGTCACCAGCGTCCCCTTGGATGTTCGTACCATTCCGGAAAGCTACGTCTTCCTCCGTGATGTGGCACGTGCCCCTTACGGCATTCAATATTCAGGTGATGAATCCATTGCCGACTATGTGTGCAGTCGAAACCCAGCCGCGATTCTTGAAAACGATGGTGTGTTGGTGACCGGAACCACGGTGTTGGACGCGTTCGATCGTTTGGAAGTGCTCGAATCCACCGCCGAAGCAGTGATCAATGCGAAAGCGATCGGGGACGTGTCCGTGATGCAACAAGACGTCATCGATGAACTTTGCGAACAGTTCAATTTGTCGTGA
- a CDS encoding alpha/beta hydrolase, which produces MAIAIDESALNTPDGRQLHCRRSGPSSAELTFVVVHGLGEHSGCYDDFVDRMLALDRGVVIHDQHGHGQSPGVRGDAPSFDTLVDDIAVALEFAAKQFPRAELVLLGHSMGGNLVLNHLLGRDHEYVKRAIVTNPMILPPNPPTRPQAFAAWLTGKLIPHIRVSASIEPAQLTQDTEALRELAEDDLMHEKLSIGIGSQLVNHGIWLTDHAKELTVKLLVLTGAEDELCDSETTDEFVASAGPQCHRVSFDGLRHSLLIEDKREQVYDAIETWLLDTASLSIE; this is translated from the coding sequence ATGGCCATTGCAATCGACGAATCAGCACTCAACACCCCCGACGGACGCCAACTGCACTGTCGCCGTTCCGGGCCATCATCCGCCGAGCTTACCTTCGTGGTCGTGCACGGATTGGGTGAACATTCCGGGTGCTACGACGACTTCGTCGATCGCATGCTGGCACTGGACCGTGGAGTGGTCATCCATGATCAGCATGGGCACGGTCAAAGTCCCGGTGTCCGCGGCGACGCTCCCAGCTTCGACACACTGGTGGATGACATTGCAGTCGCCCTCGAATTCGCTGCGAAACAATTCCCTCGAGCGGAACTCGTGTTGCTGGGGCACAGCATGGGCGGAAACTTGGTGTTGAATCACCTTCTTGGCCGCGATCACGAATATGTGAAGAGAGCGATCGTTACCAATCCGATGATCCTGCCGCCCAATCCTCCCACGCGTCCGCAAGCTTTCGCGGCGTGGTTGACTGGCAAACTCATCCCACACATTCGCGTTTCAGCGTCAATTGAACCGGCGCAGTTGACGCAGGACACCGAGGCACTGCGTGAACTCGCGGAGGATGATTTGATGCACGAGAAGCTGTCGATTGGAATTGGCAGCCAGTTGGTCAACCATGGCATTTGGTTGACCGATCACGCGAAAGAACTGACTGTCAAACTGCTGGTGCTGACCGGTGCGGAAGATGAGCTTTGCGATTCGGAAACCACGGACGAGTTCGTCGCCAGCGCCGGCCCGCAGTGTCATCGGGTCTCCTTTGATGGCCTGCGTCATTCACTGCTGATCGAAGACAAACGCGAACAAGTTTATGACGCGATCGAAACTTGGTTGCTCGACACTGCCTCGCTCAGCATTGAATAG